The Cyprinus carpio isolate SPL01 chromosome B17, ASM1834038v1, whole genome shotgun sequence genome has a window encoding:
- the sgms1a gene encoding phosphatidylcholine:ceramide cholinephosphotransferase 1, which yields MNEVKLWTASDVSVWLTNEGLQEYTDALRNVDGPALLRLSEEDFNASPLSLVTGDGGRLLLERIETLRLTSHMKAHQNNNHENNHHANGHAGIVLANGSVSNGKIHNGIPKNGLHSEPVRILIPQLPEQERTPYPTEWSKTGVAFLYALFCFLTTTVVISVVHERVPPKEESPPLPDKFFDLFDRVEWAFSICEINGVLLVGLWFTQWLLLKHRSIIGRRFFFIVGTLYLYRCMTMYFTTLPVPGMHFKCSPKIFGDWEAQSRRVMKMMAGGGLSITGSHSLCGDYLYSGHTVMLTLTYLFIKEYSPRRFWWYCWICWCLSAVGIFCILLAHDHYTIDVVVAYFITTRLFWWYHTMANQQALKEISTGNLFSRVWWFVPFQYFESNVRGIVPRNYQLPFLLRTMTCTRVKYSKLDSRES from the exons ATGAATGAGGTGAAGCTATGGACAGCCAGTGACGTCTCTGTTTGGCTGACCAACGAAGGCTTGCAGGAGTACACGGATGCATTGCGGAACGTGGATGGCCCTGCGCTCTTGAGACTGTCTGAGGAAGACTTTAATGCCTCACCTTTGTCTCTGGTCACAGGGGACGGTGGTAGACTGCTTTTGGAACGCATAGAGACTTTGCGCTTAACCAGCCACATGAAGGCACaccagaacaacaaccacgaaAACAACCACCACGCCAACGGTCACGCTGGCATCGTTCTTGCCAACGGCAGTGTGAGCAATGGCAAGATCCACAACGGCATTCCAAAGAATGGCTTGCACTCGGAGCCGGTTCGCATCTTGATTCCACAGCTGCCTGAGCAGGAGCGCACGCCGTATCCCACGGAGTGGTCCAAAACAGGTGTGGCCTTCCTTTACGCTCTGTTCTGCTTTCTCACCACAACAGTTGTGATCTCAGTGGTGCACGAACGTGTCCCACCCAAGGAAGAGTCTCCGCCCCTGCCGGATAAATTCTTTGATCTGTTTGATCGTGTGGAGTGGGCGTTTTCCATCTGTGAGATCAATGGCGTGCTGCTTGTGGGTCTGTGGTTTACGCAGTGGCTTCTGCTTAAACACAG GTCCATAATTGGTCGTCGGTTCTTTTTTATTGTGGGAACTCTGTATTTGTACAGATGCATGACCATGTACTTTACGACATTACCTGTGCCAGGCATGCACTTCAAGTGTTCCCCAAAG ATCTTCGGTGACTGGGAGGCTCAGTCACGGCGGGTAATGAAAATGATGGCTGGTGGTGGCCTGTCAATCACTGGCTCTCACTCTTTGTGTGGAGATTATTTGTACAGTGGACACACAGTGATGCTGACTCTAACATACCTCTTTATTAAAGAGT atTCTCCACGGAGGTTCTGGTGGTATTGCTGGATCTGCTGGTGCCTGAGTGCCGTCGGTATCTTCTGCATCCTGTTGGCTCATGATCACTACACCATAGACGTGGTGGTGGCCTACTTCATCACCACACGCCTCTTCTGGTGGTACCATACAATGGCCAATCAGCAG GCTCTAAAGGAAATTTCCACTGGCAACCTGTTCTCTCGTGTGTGGTGGTTTGTTCCATTCCAATACTTTGAGAGTAACGTACGTGGCATTGTGCCTCGAAACTACCAGCTGCCATTCTTGTTGCGAACGATGACGTGCACCCGGGTTAAGTACAGTAAGCTGGACTCGCGTGAGTCATGA